The DNA segment CAAAGGAACTTCTCGAGAGGAAATTCAAAAATCGTAAGATCGATTATGATGATAGTATCATGGCACATCTCATTAAAAAGTTAGGTTTTAAAGAGGTAAGCGAATTCTACAAACAGATTGCAGATGAAATTCTTGATGTTAATACTGTTATAGAGAAATATGTAGAGGTAAAGAATCATCAGGAAAATCCTACCGGCAGTCAATCCCCAACACGTAGTGCAGAAGAGTTCAACTATGAGATTCCTGAATCAGATATAACAAAGAACAACGATGATGTACTTGTAATAGATCAAGACCTCAAAGGAATTGATTTTCAATTGGCAAAATGCTGCCATCCAATATATGGAGATAGTATTTTTGGGTTTGTCACTGTTAGTGGTGGCATAAAAATACATCGTTCAGACTGCCCTAATGCATCTGAACTACGTAAACGTTTTGGCTATCGAATAGTTAAAGCCCGCTGGAGCGGCAAAGGTAGCTCACAATATAGCATAACACTCCGTGTAATAGGCAATGACGATATTGGTATTGTCAACAATATAACAAGTGTAATGAGCAAAGACGACTCTATAACGCTACGTTCAATCAATATAGATAGTCATGATGGACTTTTCAGTGGGAATATATCAGTACAACTTAATAATACTGTTAAGATGGAAGCTCTCATCAAGAAACTTCGGACTATTAAAGGCGTAAAACAGGTCGTAAGAATATAAAATAAAACATACCAATGCTTAACGATCTTATGACCCTACCCCATTTATAGCATTGATTGTTTAAGTTTACGATTGTGCTACGGCTGAACTTTTGTTCTCTGTTCTTTTTATTTTTTCAACCTCAACCTCACTAATATGGCGTAAAAAACTGTATTACAGATTATTATGCGAGTGAGGTTTAGTGAGGTTTCTAACTAAACCTCACTCGTGTAAAGGAGCATTATAGACGATAACCTTTTGTATTAGCAAAGCATAAATAGCTAAAAGCAAAACAACTTGTTTTGATAGACAAATCAACTTATTTTGCTCAACAAAACAAGTTGATTTATCTTGTTATCTTAATGCTTTTTCATAGCTGACACATTACTATTTTTGAAACATATTTTATTATACATATAATTGATGTAATATATTGATATGCTGACATATAGATGTTTTACAATAATTTTATTTTGATATGTATCGACATACTTTTCCTGTTATTATTATACGAGTGAGGTTTAGTTAGAAACCTCACTAAACCTCACTCGTGTAATAATCTGTAATACAGTTTTTTACGCCATATTAGTGAGGTTGAGGTTAAAAAAATGTTTTTATTTTCTTTTCCATTTAATATATTAAGTACACACAACTTACTAGTTAAGGTCATTATTAGTTTATACAAATACCTAATATAGATTAGAAAAACTTATTTTCAGAAAAAAGAAAAGCATAAAATAAAATCACAGCAAGGTATGCCTTGCTGTGATAAATAAATGTCTTATTTATGTGCTATAAAACGGTTGCACTTATTCAGAACTATACAAACAGTGTCATACTTAGAAAGTATATCCTAATGTGAACAACATCTGACTACGCTTATTGCTTACTTTTATTGCATTACAAATATTGTTATCATCAGATGAATCACCACTAGTTGTATCTGCATAGTAACTCATAAATGGATAGAACTCTCCATTTGTCTGGCTATATTGATATGCTAAGTCAAAATTCCAGCTTTTGTATTTATAGCCTAATCCACATGTGATACGATTAGTAGCCTTCCAGTTAGTATAATCAGTTGCAGAACTGTAATATGAGCCCGGTGAATTTAATGTGCCATCCTTAAATCCATCCAAATTATACATTGGAGAAACATAATTGTAACCAAAACGTACAGCAAATGATGGATCTGGTTTAAATTCAACACCTAGTTTCACAGTAGACACCCCTTTTAAAGTCCTGCTTATGTGATTATTCATAACATTATCACTTGAACTATTTTCGTAAGAGTATCCATAATCCCAATCATAACTTGTACCAGTATTGATACGCATATCACAGCTACTATAATCAGCATATTCATAAGTTGCACCTAGAGCAAGGAAGTTGCCGATAGTATGACCAAGGCTTACGCCAAATTTCCATGGAGTATAGAATTTGAAATCATAACTTTCTGCCATATCTGCATTGTTATTAATGTTATTTGCACCATTATTATATGAAAATTTAGCATAGTACTGAGAATAGTTACTTGTAGTTAAATCATACCATGTTGGTGTCTGAACATATACTCCAATTCGGAACGGTGAAGATTCTATAGGTCTAAATATTGCACCAAGTTTAAGATCAAAACCAGTACCTGTAATTTTACGCAAGTCAGATATACCTATTTCGCCACTGCCATTCATGTTTTCAAAATATTCACTATATCCTCTGTAATGAACATCATGCAAACCTGCTGTAACACCAAGATACACACGATCATTAATATTTCCACTTATGTTAAAATCATACTCACCAATATATCCAGTATTTGCTCTCGAAAAATCATACTCAGTTGCAGGATAATTGTAATATTTGCCATCACTGCCTTTTAGTAAATTGCTCATATAAAAGTTGTCCAATTGATTGTATGTTGGATCGTCTTTAGTTGCAAATACGTTATGTTTGTATTTTTCATACGTCAGTTTATTCTGCGAAGCATTATTCAGAGCTCCGGAGGCAGAAAGTACCTCATCAAAATTTTTGCTCTTATGATAATTAAAACCAAAGTTCAGATAAGACTTTTGGCCTGTTCTCATAGCATACACAAATCCTAACTGATCGAAACTCATGTTAGTTTGCTTACCTTTTTCAAAACTTTTGCCATCTTGCTGTGAGACAAATCCAAAGCTACCGTTTACAGTATTATGACGAAATAATCCAAGTCCGGCAGGGTTTGTGTTTATTGTAGATAAATCCGCTCCTAAAGCTTCCATTGCACCACCCATACCAACATAACGCGCAGTACCGTTAAGATCTTCGTTGGCCAACTTAGCATTTTCGTAAGTCTCTTGTGCCGCTGCAGGCATTACCATAAATATTGCTGCAACTATTAATATATTTTTTTTCATAATTCGTATTAATATAAATTGTTGTATAATAATTATATCATTCTCTGTCTTTTTTACCTGCGGCCACCGCCAAAGTGACCTCCACCTCCTCCGCCAGAGAAGCCTCCACCTCCTCCACCAGAATGACCGCCACTAAATCCGCCACCTCTGCTACCACCAAAACTGGAATTATTACTCGGTTCGCTAAAAGAACGACTTGGATTACCATTATTAGTGTTGGTATTGAAATGAGATCTACTTCCAAAACCTGTAGAGCTATTATATGATCCAGAATGCCCACGTGAGCCACCAAAACCACTACCTCCAAAATATGAACGGCTATTATTGAATGTACCTCCACCATAAGAATGGTTACGAGTACCAGTAGGGCCATTCACATAAGTAACAGAAGGTCCATACCAACCTCTATATCCATAATACCATGGATCATAATAGCCACCATAAGACCCATAGTACCAAGGATCATAGTAACCATAATATCCTGTATACCAAGGGTCATACCATCCCCAACGGTTCCAGTATCTTCCGCCTAAGAATCCATAGAAATAAGGGTCGTAGTATCCGTAATAACCATCATATAGTCCCATTCGACGAGTATAATAATAATCGTTATCATCAAGATATTCATCATTATTAAAATACGTTCCGGAACCAGGATACACATTCACTGTATCAGCCGGAAAGCCTCCAACCCCACCATGGAATTCTATGACATCATTTCCTAATGAATCTGAACCAATCTTTTGATAATAGCTTTTAAGTTTGCCATGCCGATTGTATTCATCTACATTTCGATTACAACCACTGTAGTATGACTTATTAGAATTATTATTGTAAGAGTTTGTTATTTCGCCCCCCTTCTTTGGTATAAAGTAGAGGTCATCGTCCTGAGCCATAAGTGTTAATGGCATCACTCCCGCAAGGACTGTTAGAAGAATTAATTTTCTCATAATTATATTCCTTTTTAGTTATTCTTTATTCCATGGTGCAAAAATATATTTTTTTGCTATGCAAAAGTAAGGAAAAACCCTAAACAGGTGTAGGGTTTTACCTATTTTTTGTAAATTTGCGCCATAATTTAACAAGTTATGAAATACTTAAAGGTAGATTTTAACATTAAGCACACATATGCTGATGTTTTCAACATGCAAGATGCACGCGACTTGATAGCTGCAATTACAGGTGAGATTGGTTTTGAATCTTTTGAAGATTCAGAAAATGGTCTAATTGGTTATGTACAAGAATCGTTATTCAACTTAGTTGAATTAAAGATTGCTATAGATGATTTTCCAATTGATGGAGTAGAAATTTCTTTCAATACAACCGAAGCTGAGTATAAGAACTGGAACAGTGAATGGGAGGAAAAAGGTTATGAACCAATAATAATTGATGATAGATGCATTGTACATGACACAAAGCACCCTTCTATCAAAAAGTATCCTATAGATATAACTATTGATGCCAAACAAACTTTCGGAACAGGTACACATCAGACGACCCGAATGATAATAAGACAACTTATAAATATGAATTTGAACGGTAAAGCGTTATTGGATTGCGGATGTGGGACTGGTATATTATCTTTTACCGGTATAATGTGTGGTGCAGCATCTGCTGTTGGTTATGATATAGATGAATGGAGTACTGTTAATGCGAAGCATAATGCTAAAATAAATAAGGTAAAAGGTTTTAATGTCTTGCTGGGAGATTCATCTCTGTTAAGTAATAAGATAACAGGACCATACGATGTCGTCATTGCTAACATAAATCGTAATATCCTTCAGGCAGACATGCCTTCCTTTGTGTCGGTCATGAATCATAAAGCAAAATTGATACTTAGCGGCTTCTATGAAAAAGATGCAAAGTTGCTTGAAACACAGGCAGAAACACTAGGCATGAAATTGGATTGTAAAAATATAGATGACAATTGGTGCTGTATTGTACTGGAAAAGTTATAACTTTTATACCATTTCTGTATTTTTGGTATAAATTAGTCACTCAAACGAAAAAAATTATTATCTTTGCATCTCGAATAAGGAGGTAACAAAAATTAGATTTAACTTGCAAATAATTATGAAACCAACAGCAATTCTACTTCTTCATTGTCCTGACCAACAGGGAATAATATCTGAAGTTACAAAATTCATAACCGATAACAAAGGTAATATCGTTTATTTGGACCAATATGTAGACCGTGTAGACGGAATCTTCTTTATGCGTTTAGAATGGGAACTTGATGGCTTTCTCATACCAAGAGAAAAGATAGAAGAATACATCAATATATTATACTCTTGCAGGTATAATATGACTTTTCATCTTTATTTTACAGATACACGTCCTCGTATGGCAATCTTTGTAAGTAAAATGAGCCATTGTCTGTATGATTTACTGGCTAGATACAAATCCGGAGAATGGAATGTTGATATCCCTTGTATTATAAGCAATCATGAAGACTTGCGATACGTTGCTGAACAATTCGACATTCCTTATTATGTATGGTCAATAAAGAAAGATCACTCTAATAAGGATGAAGTAGAGCAAGCAGAAATGGAATTGATGAAAAAAGAAAAGATCACATTCATAGTTCTAGCAAGATATATGCAGATTATAAGTAATGAGATGATAAAAGCTTTTCCACGTCATATTATCAATATACACCATTCATTTCTACCTGCTTTCGTTGGAGCAAAACCATACCATCAGGCATGGGATCGTGGTGTTAAAATTATCGGTGCAACAAGTCACTACGTCACTGAAGAATTAGACGCTGGCCCAATTATAGAACAAGACGTAGTTCGTATTACGCATAAAGATACCCCTCAAAGTCTAGTTCTTAAGGGGCGTGATCTTGAGAAGATAGTATTAAGTCGAGCTGTTTCTAAACATATAGAACACAAAATATTGACGTATAATAATAAGACAATTATATTCAGTTAACTTATGGATGTAGCAATAGTAAAATATAATGCTGGAAATATAAGGTCTGTAATTAATGGTCTTAAAAGATTAGGGATAAATCCAATACTTACAGACGATCCAGAAACCATCATAAAATCTGAGCGAGTACTTTTTCCCGGACAGGGAGAAGCACGCACAGCTATGGAATATTTACGTGAACATAAGTTAGATAAGGTGATTAAGGATCTAAAACAGCCTGTTTTAGGAATATGCATTGGTCAACAGTTGCTGTGCAAACATTCTGAAGAGGGCGACACGGAATGCCTTGGCGTTTTTGATGCGGAAGTTAAGCGTTTCTGCCCTACCCGACATGAAGATAAGGTTCCTGCAATGGGCTGGAATGAAATAACGAACCTTAAGAGCAAACTATATATTGGGGTTGACGAAAATAAATTTGTATATTTTGTACATAGCTATTACGTACCTGTTTGCGAATTTACTATAGCAACCGCAAATTATATACAATCATATAGTGCATCTTTACATAAAGACAATTTCTACGCCTGTCAGTTTCACCCTGAAAAGAGCGGAGATGTTGGTGAAAAAATTCTCAAAAATTTTATGGACATTAAGCTATAATGATATGATAGAACTGATACCGGCAATAGATATAATAGACGGAAAATGTGTACGCCTTACAAAAGGTGACTATTCGCAGAGAAAAATATATAATAGCAATCCTTTGGAAGCAGCCATCGAATTTGAAAAGATGGGATTTAGTCGATTGCATGTAGTTGACTTAGACGGTGCACGTACGAAACATATTGTTAATGATAAGACTCTTAGAGAAATAACAGATAATACAAATCTTATAGTTGATTTTGGTGGTGGCATAAAGACTGAAGAGGATATAAAAAAAGCATTTAATGCAGGTGCGTCAATGGTTACAATTGGAAGTATTGCCGTAACCAAACCAGAACTGTTTGTATCATGGATAAAGCGTTTTGGGAGTGAGAAGATAATTCTTGGAGCAGATGTGAGAAACGGCAAAATATCTATAAACGGGTGGAAAGAAGACAGTAAAGAAGATCTACTTCCATTTCTGAAGTATTATATTGACAGAGGCGTTAAAACAGTTTTGTGCACGGATATATCAAAAGATGGAACACTACAAGGACCAGCTACGGATCTATATAAAGAGGTTATGACTGTTTATCCCAACCTGCATCTTATCGCAAGTGGTGGCGTATCTAGTAATGAAGATATAGAAAACTTAGAAAAAGAAGGAATTCCTGCCGTAGTATTTGGAAAAGCTTACTATGAAGGAAAAATTGACATCAAGGGAATATTCAAAATATGAACGAAAATAGAACCAAAGGACTAGCAAAAAGAATTATACCATGTTTAGATGTAAAAGATGGTATAACTGTAAAGGGAACAAACTTTGTAAATTTGCGAAAAGCTGGAGACGCTGTTGAACTTGGAAAAGCTTATAGTGAAGCTGGTGCAGATGAACTCGTTTTTCTTGATATAGCAGCTAGTTATGAAGGACGAAAGACATTCACAGACCTAGTCAATAGAGTCGCATCTGAGATAAATATACCATTCACTGTTGGAGGCGGTATAAATGAGTTGGCCGATGTTGAACGACTCCTGTTTGCAGGAGCAGATAAAGTGAGCATAAACAGTTCTGCGATAAAAAATCCAAAGCTAATTAACGAGATTACCAGTAGATTTGGTAGTCAAGTTTGTGTTTGCGCTATAGATGCAAGGCATGATGAAGATGGATGGCATTGTTATCTTAATGGTGGTAGAGTACGCACAGAAAAAACGCTAAAAGAATGGGCCAAAGAAGTTCAAGACAGAGGCGCTGGAGAAATACTCTTTACAAGTATGAACAATGATGGTGTAAAAAACGGATATGCAAATGATGCTCTAGCTATGCTGGCTGATGAATTGTCAATACCGGTTATCGCTAGTGGAGGTGCTGGTAATATGGAACACTTTAAAGACGCTTTTACTAAGGGAAAAGCTGATGCCGCTCTAGCAGCTAGCGTATTCCACTTTGGCGAAATAACAATACCGGAACTGAAAAGATACCTCAGAACTGAAGGAATAAATGTAAGAATATAATAATAGCTATATAAATAAACAAAATGAAAATCGATTTTGAAAAAATGGGAGGACTTGTTCCAGCTATAATTCAGGACGCAACTACGAAGAACGTTCTAATGCTTGGTTTTATGAACGAAGAAGCCTACAAAAAGACTATTGAAACTAAGAAAGTTACATTCTATAGCCGTACTCGTAAATGCTTGTGGACAAAGGGTGAGACTTCAGGAAATTTTCTTAATCTTGTAAGTATTGCCAATGATTGTGACAGCGACACCCTACTTATAAAAGTAAATCCCGTAGGTCCTGTATGCCATAAAGGTACTGATACTTGCTGGGGAGAAAATAATAATGCAAATCCATTACTGTTTCTTACATCACTTCAAGACTTTATAGAAAAAAGACATGAGGAAATGCCAGAAGGATCATACACAACTAGTCTGTTTAAGGATGGATTGAACAGAATGGCACAAAAGGTTGGAGAAGAAGCACTTGAGGCCGTTATAGAAGCCACAAATGGAACTAACGAAAGACTTGTATACGAAGGATCTGATATGATCTATCATCTAATAGTACTGCTAACTAGCAAGGGATTACGTATAGAAGATCTTGCAAAGGAGCTACAGGTCCGCCATGACCCAAACTGGCACAAACACTAATAATAACAAAGATAAAGAAAGTAGCAAATGCTAATAGATTATCAGAACGTTAATATTTATCATGAAGATGTGAAAGTTCTGGAAGGTGTGAATTTTCATGCCGATGAGGGCGAATTCATTTATCTTATTGGTAAGGTAGGATCCGGTAAAAGCTCTTTACTAGAAACTATCTATATGGAGTTAGATATAAAGGAAGCAGAAAAAGCTGAAGTGTTGGGATACGATGTTTTAAATACAAAGCGCAAAGAAGTCCCTATACTACGCAAAATGACTGGAATTATATTTCAAAATTTCCAATTGCTTTCAGACCGTACTGTCTATAAGAATTTGAGGTTTGTACTAAGAGCTACTGGTTGGAAAGATAAAAAACGTATTGATGAACGTATTGATGAAACGCTCACTGATGTAGGTATGGTTGATGCTAAAAATAAGATGCCTCATGAATTATCTGGTGGTGAACAACAACGTATCGCAATTGCAAGAGCTATATTAAACAAGCCAAAACTTATTGTTGCAGATGAGCCAACTGGTAATCTTGATCCGGACACAGCAAGCCAGATTGTCGAACTTTTGAGAAGTATATGTCAGACAGGTACAGCTGTAATTATGTCAACACATAATATGCCAATGTTAGATAAATATCCAGGCATTGTATATCAGTGCAAAGACTGCAAACTGAATGAGATAACAAAAGATTTTAATAAAATATCTCTTTCTGAAGAAGAAGAATAAATACAATCTAAATAATAGACCAATGAAAGTAATGAAATTCGGTGGCACATCCGTTGGTTCTGCTGAACGTATGAAAAATGTAGCCAACTTAGTGACAGAATCAGGACAACAGAGATTTTTGGTTCTATCTGCTATGTCTGGTACAACAAATTCACTTGTAGAAATTTCTAATTATCTCTACAAGAAAAATCCAGAGGGAGCCAATGAGGTAATTAACCGTCTGGAAGTAAAATATATGAAGACAATAGAAGAACTCTATTCGTCTAAAGAATGGAAAGATAATACAAAAAATTTCCTTAAAAGTGAATTCGACTATCTTCGTTCTTTTACAAAGGAACTTTTCACAAGTTTCGAGGAGAAGAGTATAGTAGCACAAGGTGAAATCATGAGTACAAACATGATGACTAACTATATGAAAGAGCAAGGGAAAGATGTTGTTTTGCTATCGGCTTTGGATTTCATGCGTACAGATAAAAACGCTGAACCTGATCCTCAATATATAAAGGAAAAATTAGTTGCAATTATTGAGAATGATCCAAATCAACAGATATATATAACTCAAGGATTCATATGCCGTAATGCTTATGGAGAAATAGATAATCTTCAACGTGGAGGAAGTGATTATACAGCTTCTCTTATTGGTGCAGCAATAAATGCAGAAGAGATACAAATATGGACAGATATAGATGGCATGCACAACAACGATCCTCGTATTGTTGATAAAACTACACCGGTTCATAGATTATGCTTCGAAGAAGCAGCTGAACTAGCATACTTTGGAGCAAAAATACTACACCCAACTTGTGTTCAACCTGCAAAATTTTCAGGAATACCAGTACGTCTGCTAAACACAATGAATCCTTCTGCAGAAGGTACTACTATAAGCAATACCTCCGAGAAAGGAAAGATAAAAGCGGTAGCAGCCAAAGATAGTATTACTGCTATTAAGATT comes from the Xylanibacter oryzae DSM 17970 genome and includes:
- a CDS encoding aspartate kinase, giving the protein MKVMKFGGTSVGSAERMKNVANLVTESGQQRFLVLSAMSGTTNSLVEISNYLYKKNPEGANEVINRLEVKYMKTIEELYSSKEWKDNTKNFLKSEFDYLRSFTKELFTSFEEKSIVAQGEIMSTNMMTNYMKEQGKDVVLLSALDFMRTDKNAEPDPQYIKEKLVAIIENDPNQQIYITQGFICRNAYGEIDNLQRGGSDYTASLIGAAINAEEIQIWTDIDGMHNNDPRIVDKTTPVHRLCFEEAAELAYFGAKILHPTCVQPAKFSGIPVRLLNTMNPSAEGTTISNTSEKGKIKAVAAKDSITAIKIKSSRMLLATGFLRKVFEIFESYQTSIDMVCTSEVGVSMSIDDNSHVNEIVDELKKYGTVTIDNDMCIICVVGDLDWSNVGFETLATDAMKDIPVRMISYGGSNYNISFLIKAVDKKRALQSLSNLLFKNR
- the hisA gene encoding 1-(5-phosphoribosyl)-5-[(5-phosphoribosylamino)methylideneamino]imidazole-4-carboxamide isomerase — encoded protein: MIELIPAIDIIDGKCVRLTKGDYSQRKIYNSNPLEAAIEFEKMGFSRLHVVDLDGARTKHIVNDKTLREITDNTNLIVDFGGGIKTEEDIKKAFNAGASMVTIGSIAVTKPELFVSWIKRFGSEKIILGADVRNGKISINGWKEDSKEDLLPFLKYYIDRGVKTVLCTDISKDGTLQGPATDLYKEVMTVYPNLHLIASGGVSSNEDIENLEKEGIPAVVFGKAYYEGKIDIKGIFKI
- a CDS encoding cell division ATP-binding protein FtsE; amino-acid sequence: MLIDYQNVNIYHEDVKVLEGVNFHADEGEFIYLIGKVGSGKSSLLETIYMELDIKEAEKAEVLGYDVLNTKRKEVPILRKMTGIIFQNFQLLSDRTVYKNLRFVLRATGWKDKKRIDERIDETLTDVGMVDAKNKMPHELSGGEQQRIAIARAILNKPKLIVADEPTGNLDPDTASQIVELLRSICQTGTAVIMSTHNMPMLDKYPGIVYQCKDCKLNEITKDFNKISLSEEEE
- the hisH gene encoding imidazole glycerol phosphate synthase subunit HisH; its protein translation is MDVAIVKYNAGNIRSVINGLKRLGINPILTDDPETIIKSERVLFPGQGEARTAMEYLREHKLDKVIKDLKQPVLGICIGQQLLCKHSEEGDTECLGVFDAEVKRFCPTRHEDKVPAMGWNEITNLKSKLYIGVDENKFVYFVHSYYVPVCEFTIATANYIQSYSASLHKDNFYACQFHPEKSGDVGEKILKNFMDIKL
- the purU gene encoding formyltetrahydrofolate deformylase, whose protein sequence is MKPTAILLLHCPDQQGIISEVTKFITDNKGNIVYLDQYVDRVDGIFFMRLEWELDGFLIPREKIEEYINILYSCRYNMTFHLYFTDTRPRMAIFVSKMSHCLYDLLARYKSGEWNVDIPCIISNHEDLRYVAEQFDIPYYVWSIKKDHSNKDEVEQAEMELMKKEKITFIVLARYMQIISNEMIKAFPRHIINIHHSFLPAFVGAKPYHQAWDRGVKIIGATSHYVTEELDAGPIIEQDVVRITHKDTPQSLVLKGRDLEKIVLSRAVSKHIEHKILTYNNKTIIFS
- the prmA gene encoding 50S ribosomal protein L11 methyltransferase; the protein is MKYLKVDFNIKHTYADVFNMQDARDLIAAITGEIGFESFEDSENGLIGYVQESLFNLVELKIAIDDFPIDGVEISFNTTEAEYKNWNSEWEEKGYEPIIIDDRCIVHDTKHPSIKKYPIDITIDAKQTFGTGTHQTTRMIIRQLINMNLNGKALLDCGCGTGILSFTGIMCGAASAVGYDIDEWSTVNAKHNAKINKVKGFNVLLGDSSLLSNKITGPYDVVIANINRNILQADMPSFVSVMNHKAKLILSGFYEKDAKLLETQAETLGMKLDCKNIDDNWCCIVLEKL
- the hisF gene encoding imidazole glycerol phosphate synthase subunit HisF — protein: MNENRTKGLAKRIIPCLDVKDGITVKGTNFVNLRKAGDAVELGKAYSEAGADELVFLDIAASYEGRKTFTDLVNRVASEINIPFTVGGGINELADVERLLFAGADKVSINSSAIKNPKLINEITSRFGSQVCVCAIDARHDEDGWHCYLNGGRVRTEKTLKEWAKEVQDRGAGEILFTSMNNDGVKNGYANDALAMLADELSIPVIASGGAGNMEHFKDAFTKGKADAALAASVFHFGEITIPELKRYLRTEGINVRI
- a CDS encoding OmpP1/FadL family transporter, which gives rise to MKKNILIVAAIFMVMPAAAQETYENAKLANEDLNGTARYVGMGGAMEALGADLSTINTNPAGLGLFRHNTVNGSFGFVSQQDGKSFEKGKQTNMSFDQLGFVYAMRTGQKSYLNFGFNYHKSKNFDEVLSASGALNNASQNKLTYEKYKHNVFATKDDPTYNQLDNFYMSNLLKGSDGKYYNYPATEYDFSRANTGYIGEYDFNISGNINDRVYLGVTAGLHDVHYRGYSEYFENMNGSGEIGISDLRKITGTGFDLKLGAIFRPIESSPFRIGVYVQTPTWYDLTTSNYSQYYAKFSYNNGANNINNNADMAESYDFKFYTPWKFGVSLGHTIGNFLALGATYEYADYSSCDMRINTGTSYDWDYGYSYENSSSDNVMNNHISRTLKGVSTVKLGVEFKPDPSFAVRFGYNYVSPMYNLDGFKDGTLNSPGSYYSSATDYTNWKATNRITCGLGYKYKSWNFDLAYQYSQTNGEFYPFMSYYADTTSGDSSDDNNICNAIKVSNKRSQMLFTLGYTF
- the hisIE gene encoding bifunctional phosphoribosyl-AMP cyclohydrolase/phosphoribosyl-ATP diphosphatase HisIE, whose product is MKIDFEKMGGLVPAIIQDATTKNVLMLGFMNEEAYKKTIETKKVTFYSRTRKCLWTKGETSGNFLNLVSIANDCDSDTLLIKVNPVGPVCHKGTDTCWGENNNANPLLFLTSLQDFIEKRHEEMPEGSYTTSLFKDGLNRMAQKVGEEALEAVIEATNGTNERLVYEGSDMIYHLIVLLTSKGLRIEDLAKELQVRHDPNWHKH